The region TCAGCTGCCTCGTCGCCTCGGAGACACGCTCGGGTGCGGGGCGGCGGGGCCGGCTCCTGCCGCTCTTGCGCACCACCCCGGCGAGGTCGTGCAGGTGGCGGTGTTCGGTCTCGTCCAGGCGAAGCGCCCGGGCGATCGCGTCCAGTACCTCCGCGGAGGCGTTGAGGGACAGTCCCTGCTCCAGCCGCGTGTAGTAGGACTGACTCACCCCCGCCAGCTGGGCCAGCTCGTCGCGCCGCAGCCCGGGCACGCGTCGGCGCTCCCCGAACGTCGAGAGCCCGACGTCGGCGGGCCGCAGCTGCGCGCGACGCGTACGGAGGAATCGACCGAGCTGGTCCTTGCTGTTCATGGACTTGAGTATGGGCGGGTCCGACGTGGGTAGCCTGCCCCTCCCAGTGACACGTTGTACCGGTCAGTTGCGCCTGGTGGAGGCGTAGTTGAGGAAGTCGGCCCAAGTGGTGGGGGAGAGGGTGAGCTGGGGGCCGTCCGTGTTCTTGGAGTCGCGGACGTGGATGGTACGGGGGCAGGCGGCGACCTCGACGCAGTCGCCGGAACCGCTGCTGCTGTAGCTGCTTTTGAACCAGGCCAGTTCGGACGTGCTCATAGCGCTCCTCGCATCCGCTCCAGCAGGCTCACGGAATCTTCCAGGGAGAGAGCCTGCGCACGCATCCTGGCATATCGCCTCTGGAGCACGCTGACCACCTTGGGGTCGGAGATGAGCTGGCCGCTCATCGGGGCCTCGGTGTAGGCGAACCACTTGTTCTCGGGAGTTTCCAGGAACTGCATGGGGCCGTGCAGCCCGGCGTGCGACTCGCGCACAACCGGCATGACCTGGAGCTCGACGTTTCGCAACTGCGCGATCTCCAGCACGTGATCGATGAGCTCCCGCGTGGCCTGCACGCCGCCCGTACGCCGAAGAAACAATGGCTCCTCCAGGATGAAGCCGAACGCGGTGTTGGGGCGCTCTCGCAGCAGCCGTTGCCGCTCGGCCCGCGCAACCCATTGGGCCTCGATCTGGTCGTCGTCCAGCGGCGGCAACTCGTCGACGAACAACTGCCGCGCATACCCCTCCGTCTGCAACAACCCCGGAATCAACCGGCACTCATAGGTATAGAGAGTGATCGCGGTCGTCTCCAACCTCGCCCACTGCCGAAACCACGCCGCCAACCCCGGCTGCCTCGCCAGATGCCCCGCCGCCTTCCGTAACGCCCCGGTGTTGCCCAGCACCTCCTCCGCCCGCTCGACGAACGTCGGATCCGGCATCCTCCGCCCCAGCTCCACCGACGCCACCGTGTGTTTGGAGAACCGCACCCGTTCCCCGAACTCCTCCCGGCTCAGCCCCGCATGCTCACGCAAGGCCTGTACGACCGCCCCGAACGTCCGCAGGCTGTCCGACGACTCGGGCTCTCCACCCGTCCCCACCGCACCATCGACCACCATGGGTCACCTCCCGCACCCCATGGTCACGCCCAGTGACCGGTACTGTCCAGTCCGTCACCGTGTACGCTCGCGCAGCGTACGCGGCGCCGACCTGGTGAAGTGCCCGCGATCACCGCCAGATTGGGCCCATGACCACACCATCCACCCCCCAACACCCGGTTACCGTACGTGTGTTCACGCAGCGCCTCAGTGCCACCCCGCGCGGCGCCCGCCTCGCACGTCACCTCGCCCTGCACCAGCTGCACGCCTGGGGCATCCCGCACGGCACGGACGCCTCCGACGCCGTCGCCGTGATCGTCGCCGAGCTGGCCGCCAACGCGGTCACGCACGGGCGCGTACCGGGGCGGGACTTCGAACTGCGGCTGTCGCTCGTCACGGGCAGCGTCCGCGTCGAGGTCACCGACACGCGCAGTGGGCCGCGTCCGCCGGGACCCGGTGACGTACCGGCCGCCCGTCCCCTCGACGAAGGCGGTCGGGGCCTCGTGCTCGTCGAGGCGCTCGCCGACCGGTGGGAGGTGCTGGACCGGGAGCCGCCCGGCAAGACCGTCCGTGCCGAGGTCGACCTGCCGGGGTGGCTGTCCCTGGTCAGGAGGTCGAGCGTGTCGCCTTCCCGATCGACGACAGCACCGCCTCCGGATCCCCGCCCGGGGCCACCGACTTGCCGATCTGTGCCCTGATCGACGCCGCCACCTGGGACCAGTTGGTCTCGGAGAGGGGGTAGAGCTCCATGTTGTCCAGGGCGTCCAGCCCGTTCCAGAGCTTGCTGTACTGCTTGTCCTCGCGCATGGCGGCGCTCGCCGCGGTGGTCACGGGCAGGAGCTGGTACTCGGCGGCCTGCTGGGTGACGTACTTGTCGCCGTAGAGGAAGTCGAGGAACTTGCCCGTGTCCTCGCGGTGGCCGGCCGAGCGGAAGGCGATCGTCCAGTCGGCCGTGCCCATGGTCGGCACGGTCCGGCCGGTGCGGCTCGGGAGCGCGACGGTGCCGTAGGGGACGCTCAGGGTCGAGTCCTCGATCTGGCGCATCAGGGAGAGCGGGGCGTTGACCATGGCAGCCTTGCCGTCCATGAAGGCCTGGAGGGCGGCGCCGCGGTTGAGCTTGCCGGGGAGGGTCGGGCCCGTGAGGCCCTCGGCGACGAGGGAGGAGCGCAGCCACTCCAGCGTGGAGACGTTCTCCTTGGAGGTGAGGGCGTAGCTGCCGCTGTTGTCGGTGTAGCCGCCGCCTCCGGCCAGCAGCCAGGTCAGCGTCTCGGCCTCCGCCTCCTCCGGGCCGAGGGGCAACGCGATCGGGTACGTCACGCCCATGGCCTTCAACGCGCGTGCGTCCACGAGGAGTTGGTCCCAGGTGGTGGGGGGCTTCAGGCCCGCCCGGGAGAAGAGGTCCTTGTTGTAGTACAGGAGGCGGGTGCTGGCCGTGAACGGCAGGCCGTACTGGACGCGGCGCACCTGCCCGGCCTCCGCGAGGCTCGGTACGAAGCTGCCCTGGGCGGAGATCGACAGCAGCTCGTCCGCCCGGTAGAGCATGCCCTTGGCCGCGTACTCGGCGTAGCTGTCGGTCTGCACGACGTCCGGCGCCCTGCCCTGCTTGACGAGCGCGGCGACCTTCGCGTCGACCTCGTCGGCCGGGTAGACCTTCGTGTCCACCCGGATGTCGGGATGGGCGGCCTGGAAGGCGAGGCCGACGCGGTCCCAGAAGCCGATGGAGTTCTTGTGGACGCTGTCGCCGTAGTTCGTCGCGACGACGGTGAGGGTCGTGGTCTTCGCCTCCGCCCCGGAGTCCTTGCCGCAGCCGCTCACGCCCACCGTGAGGCCCAGCGCGGCCGCCATCGTCATCATGATCCGGGCTCTGCGACGCACGGCTCCCACCCCTCCTGGACGAAGAGCGTTGATCGTAGGCCGGGGGAGGCGGTGGACACAGGGCCGACGCCGTTGCGTTTTGGTTCCGGTGGTGTGACGGGACAGGTGATCTCATGGGCGCCGTCTACGACTCACAAGGAGATCGACCGTTGGTTGCCAGCAATCTTGTTCTCATCTCCAACGCCGGTGACGTCGGCCGCACGGTCCTCGACCAGCTGCGCGCGCAGGACGTGCCCGCGCGGGTGATGGTCCGCCGCGACGACGATCGTGCTGCCGAGCTTCGTGCACTCGGCGCGGAGGTCGTCATCGGAGACCTGACCCGGCCCGAGACCGTCGCCGCCGCGCTGGAGGGTGTCGGGCGGATGTACTTCGCGATGCCGGTATCGCCCGACCAGCTGCTGGCGGCGACCGTGGTGGCCAGCGTGGCGCGCGAGCACGGGGAGCTGGACGGCCTGGTCGACATGTCCCAGATGACGGTGTCGCAGATGACCGCCACCAGCACCGGGGAGTCGGACCAGCAGCGGCTGCACTGGCTGTCGGAGCAGGTGTTCGACTGGTCGGGCCTGCCGGTGGTGCACGTCCGGCCGACGGCCTTCCTGGACAATCCGCTGTTCACCACGCTGGCGGCGCGATCGATCCGGGACAACGGCACGATCGTGCTGCCGTTCGGCACCGGACGCACCTCGCCGATCGCCGTGGACGACGTCGCCCGGGTCGTCGCCACCGTGCTCCGCGACCCGGCCCCGCACGTCGGGCACGTCTACGAGCTGACCGGGCCGCGCACGGTCGACATGACCGAGATGGCCGAGGAGTTCTCACGGGCGCTGGGGCGGCCGGTGTCCTATGTCGACGTGCCGCTGGAACGGTGGCGGAGTGAGGTGCTCGCCAAGGCGGGCCTGCCGCCGCACACCGAACAGCACATCGCCACCATGGCCCGACTGCACCGGGAAAACCGCTACGACCGCGCATCGGACGACGTCGAACGCGTCACGGGCGTGCCTGCCCGGACGATCGAGGCGTTCGTGGCCGCGCGCAGGCACCTCTACCTGGACTGATCCCCGCGCACACGCCGACGGACAGGTTCTAGCCGACCTGGTTGTACATCGCGCCCGCGGCCGGCCAGCCCGTGGGCTGGGGTGCGGGCGTAGGTTCGGGCTCGGTGCGGCCCCGTACCTGGGCTGCGGTCAGGCCCCGGTTGCGCAGGCCCGGCATGCCGGTCTGGCCCAGCCCGGCGGCCGGGGCGGGGGCCATGGCGGGCATCGCCGGTGCCTGCGGCGGCGGCTGCATCGACCGTGCCTGCGCCTGGGCCGCAGGTGACGGAGCCTGGGCGACGGCGGGGATCGGCGCCTGCTGTCGTTGTGCCTGAGCCTGTGCAGCCTGGGCCATCTGCGCCATCTGAGCGACCGCGGACATCGGCGGCGCCTGCGGCATCATCTGGGCGGCCGGTTGCATCTGAGGGGCGGGCTGCATCTGGGCCACCCCTGGCATCTGCGCGACGTTGGGCATCTGGGCCACGTTGGGCATCTGGGCGACCGCGGGCATGGGCTGCTGCTGCGGCGGTGCAGGCGCGGGCATTCGTGCCGCGGGCTGCTGCTGCGGCGGCATCATCGCGGCGGCCGGAGCCGGGGCGGGGACCAGGCCCGGCATCCCGGTGGGGGCCTGCGCCGGGGCCGGGCCCGGCCAGGTCTGGGCGGGCGGCAGGCTCGGCATCGCGGCGGCCTGCGCGGCCAGCGGCATGCCGACCCCGTTCGTCTCGCTGATCAGACGGTCCACCGCCGCCGTACCCGAGCTGTAGCTGGTCCCTGTGCCCAGCTCGGGTACGGCGGCTCCCCTCCTGGACCCGTAGAGCACCTGTTCCATGCCGGACACCAGGCGACGCACGTCCGTCTGGGGGCGCACCACGAGTCTCAGGAAGCGACTGGACGAGCCGATCTTGTTGCCGCACTCACGGACGAGGATCCGGTGCTCGGTCAGCAGCCGGTCGCGGACGACGGTGCCTTCGGCGCCCACGGGAAGCCGTACGAAGAGGAAGTTGCCCTGCGAGGGGTAGACCGTCAGGCCGGGGAGCGCCGAGAGCTGGCGGGCCATGTCGAGGCGGTCGCGGCGCACCAGGTGCAGGCTCTCCATGTACTCGGCGCCGTGCTCCTTGAGCATGAACACCACGGTCTCCGCGAAGGAGTTGAGGTTCCACTTGGGCAGCATGGAGCGGATCTTGCCCGCGAGCGCGGGGTTGGCCACGAGGTAGCCGAAGCGGATGCCGTGCAGGCCGAAGTTCTTGCCGAGGCTGCG is a window of Streptomyces mirabilis DNA encoding:
- a CDS encoding ABC transporter substrate-binding protein is translated as MRRRARIMMTMAAALGLTVGVSGCGKDSGAEAKTTTLTVVATNYGDSVHKNSIGFWDRVGLAFQAAHPDIRVDTKVYPADEVDAKVAALVKQGRAPDVVQTDSYAEYAAKGMLYRADELLSISAQGSFVPSLAEAGQVRRVQYGLPFTASTRLLYYNKDLFSRAGLKPPTTWDQLLVDARALKAMGVTYPIALPLGPEEAEAETLTWLLAGGGGYTDNSGSYALTSKENVSTLEWLRSSLVAEGLTGPTLPGKLNRGAALQAFMDGKAAMVNAPLSLMRQIEDSTLSVPYGTVALPSRTGRTVPTMGTADWTIAFRSAGHREDTGKFLDFLYGDKYVTQQAAEYQLLPVTTAASAAMREDKQYSKLWNGLDALDNMELYPLSETNWSQVAASIRAQIGKSVAPGGDPEAVLSSIGKATRSTS
- a CDS encoding helix-turn-helix domain-containing protein, with translation MVVDGAVGTGGEPESSDSLRTFGAVVQALREHAGLSREEFGERVRFSKHTVASVELGRRMPDPTFVERAEEVLGNTGALRKAAGHLARQPGLAAWFRQWARLETTAITLYTYECRLIPGLLQTEGYARQLFVDELPPLDDDQIEAQWVARAERQRLLRERPNTAFGFILEEPLFLRRTGGVQATRELIDHVLEIAQLRNVELQVMPVVRESHAGLHGPMQFLETPENKWFAYTEAPMSGQLISDPKVVSVLQRRYARMRAQALSLEDSVSLLERMRGAL
- a CDS encoding ATP-binding protein, producing the protein MTTPSTPQHPVTVRVFTQRLSATPRGARLARHLALHQLHAWGIPHGTDASDAVAVIVAELAANAVTHGRVPGRDFELRLSLVTGSVRVEVTDTRSGPRPPGPGDVPAARPLDEGGRGLVLVEALADRWEVLDREPPGKTVRAEVDLPGWLSLVRRSSVSPSRSTTAPPPDPRPGPPTCRSVP
- a CDS encoding pyridoxal phosphate-dependent aminotransferase: MADNVASLFRGTAAHSPSMAALARESDGVGPIDFCIPCNPYFPTPGMFDELAGRLREIITYYPSSADTITAELCALLQLPPSCVAMGNGSTELITWIDHLLVRESLAIPVPTFGRWTDQPMETGKRVDMFPLMESNGFALDPAQYIEFIRARGTRVAVICNPNNPDGGFLSRRAVVNFMDQLQDLDLIVIDESFLEFADAENDPSVVEEAVLRPNVIVLRSLGKNFGLHGIRFGYLVANPALAGKIRSMLPKWNLNSFAETVVFMLKEHGAEYMESLHLVRRDRLDMARQLSALPGLTVYPSQGNFLFVRLPVGAEGTVVRDRLLTEHRILVRECGNKIGSSSRFLRLVVRPQTDVRRLVSGMEQVLYGSRRGAAVPELGTGTSYSSGTAAVDRLISETNGVGMPLAAQAAAMPSLPPAQTWPGPAPAQAPTGMPGLVPAPAPAAAMMPPQQQPAARMPAPAPPQQQPMPAVAQMPNVAQMPNVAQMPGVAQMQPAPQMQPAAQMMPQAPPMSAVAQMAQMAQAAQAQAQRQQAPIPAVAQAPSPAAQAQARSMQPPPQAPAMPAMAPAPAAGLGQTGMPGLRNRGLTAAQVRGRTEPEPTPAPQPTGWPAAGAMYNQVG
- a CDS encoding NmrA family NAD(P)-binding protein — protein: MVASNLVLISNAGDVGRTVLDQLRAQDVPARVMVRRDDDRAAELRALGAEVVIGDLTRPETVAAALEGVGRMYFAMPVSPDQLLAATVVASVAREHGELDGLVDMSQMTVSQMTATSTGESDQQRLHWLSEQVFDWSGLPVVHVRPTAFLDNPLFTTLAARSIRDNGTIVLPFGTGRTSPIAVDDVARVVATVLRDPAPHVGHVYELTGPRTVDMTEMAEEFSRALGRPVSYVDVPLERWRSEVLAKAGLPPHTEQHIATMARLHRENRYDRASDDVERVTGVPARTIEAFVAARRHLYLD
- a CDS encoding DUF397 domain-containing protein translates to MSTSELAWFKSSYSSSGSGDCVEVAACPRTIHVRDSKNTDGPQLTLSPTTWADFLNYASTRRN